The Anopheles moucheti chromosome 3, idAnoMoucSN_F20_07, whole genome shotgun sequence genome contains the following window.
cacacggtaatGTATACGTGCACATCAATCTGTATATAGAGGTGTTTCAAGCTCTTAAATGCagacacacattcacacgcaACACGCTACTGCTGCATCATTCAACGCACATGCAAAGGCAAGCCCATCCTAACTACTTTTGTGCATTAGTGGCTGAATGATGGTTTGGGTTGCCTGatatgaagaaaatgaaacaaaataaacgtaTAAATTATACATataaaaaatgatataaaaatataataattcaaacgaaatttaataaataaaaaatatatttgtttattttggcaGAACAAATCAAAAAAGAATGTTTAAAAGAACATGGATATATGAAATGATAAGATAATGTATAACATGGAGCTGCATATAAAAGTGCTCAATTGCATACGTTGCAAAACAAGTATATATAAGGCTGGATATTTAtcacaaacaacaaagaatATAAACGGGTTTTAAAAGCTTTGAATCAGatgttttaacattttttggtTCTGTTTTCTATTCGGTACACAGAACGATTTTTCTGATGCCTGATTGTATGAATTTACTAGTCTTAGTGTGTTACAATAACGATTATTTAGATTAAATTcttatttatgatttatggcAAATAAGATCCGATCGCTTCTTTAATAATCGCAGCATAAAGCTTATGAATGGAACTAATTAATGTTACaaataataacataaataaCACAAATATAATTACAATGGAGTAGTTTACTATTAATCTAACGTTTTTATTCTATTCTGAagggacggccaggccgtagtGCTAATTAAATGATTTGGAACATATGAAAAAAACCTCACAAAAATGATTGCATGAAAAAGGGCAAATGGCAAATACCCCATAAGCTGACACATAAAGATCAAGTGCTTCAACAGTGCTTGTACaaatatataacaaaaaataaacaaatagaaCGGTGCGTTGCGATTGTGACACAAATTCAAAACCTAACAATACAGTAACAAACACAACATCAAACTTTCGATataaaaaatagattaaaacTTTGAACAATATTTGTGACTAGTGAAGCATATTAATTATCAAATCAAGTTAATGACCACTATAAACATTCTTACCTGCCACAATCTTGCTCATTTGCATCACTTGCTGGGCGAGAATTTGATTGAGTTGAATCAGATGTTCACGTTGCTTCTTTTCCGCGTTCGGAACAGGATTAGGTCCGGTTtcctgataaaaaaaacacaaaagcttCATAGCGTTGCGTCATGGGACACATATTGCGAACTGTATACAACTTACATTACTACCGGCACCACCTCCAATCGGAGTGTCTGAGAGCATTTTCTTAATTGCTTCCACCTTTTCCTGCCGACGTCGTTTCTCCTCCGGTGACAGTTCGGGCGTCTGTTCCGGAACGTAGCGTTCGGGGATGAGAATCTTACTCGGCGCGGCCAGCAATTTGTCGATGGTGTGTTCGGAAATTTTTTCCCGTGGTCCAAGCGCCGATCGCACCACATCCGGTGCGTTAGAACGTGGCCGTATCGTCACCTCAAGATCAACATCGTCACGCGCTCTCCAGTTAACGTTCTGTAAGTGGTATTGTTTAGAAAagagttagtttttttttcagaatttCCCTCGCCTGGCAAGCATACGTACATTTTTATTCATATCGTTTTCGCTGTGCATCAGTTCGATCGATTTTGCGTTCACGTGATGCGGAGCTGTATGATGCCGACGTTTCTCCTTCGGGACGGCTCGGCGCTGGCGATTTTGCTGTGCCTGCtggcgttgctgctgctgatactGCTGCTCATCTTTGCTTGCGGGAGGTTTCGTTTCTCCACTGCCCGACGAATCGCCACTATTCTCACCCACAGCCATGTTCGTTCCAGTCGCCATCTCGTTAATAATTTGCTTTGCGGCCTCGCTCTGAAACACCGGATCTAGCTCCGCATCGGTATTAGTGAGACTTTGGATGGATTCCGTTTTTCGTTTCAAGCCTCCTAAAGCACTTGCCGAAATTCCTGCATTTCCGCTAGTGAGATAGGAATTGGCCTGATACGAATTGCTCAATCCCGACGATCTACCAACACCTCCGCCGCTATTCATCTCATTGGTGATGTACTTCGACTGCAACCCTGTCTCAAAGTGACCGGTGTAAAGATCGGCCTGACGATCGATCAACGACACGGGATAACTGTTCCCGTTCGCCGATGCCACCACGCTGCTATAGTAATCGTTCATCAACCTGCTTCCATCCATCGTGGTTGCTGCGCCGCCCATTACCCCCTCACCACCGAGGGCCTCGTGGCTCTGCACAAACAACTCATGCGTTTCGTATCCTCTTGGTAACGATTTGGAGCGCTGGTAATCTTCCATCAGTTGTGCCTCCTCCTCGAGCACCTGGTCCAGGCTCAGCGCAAGATTACGATCGTTCTTCTCCTTGTCTCGCGTCCGACGCTCGGATTCGCGTTTTACGATGCGAACTGTTTTAATTTCCTGCTTGTCGGCAGCATTCATCGTACCGGCACCATAGCCGTACGCAGATCCAGCTGCGTACAGTTCATCCATCGATTCCATCCCTTCCATTGGGTCTTTGCTGCGGCTGCTGGGAAGGAATAGGTTCTGCATCTCATCGTCTATCGTCAGAACGCTCGATGACGAAGAGGATAGTGCCCGATGGCTGTTGGTGGGTGCTGATGACTCTTTCCCGGCCATAGAATCCAGATCCGTCTCTACCCAGGAGGATGAGTAACTTCGCTTGTGCTTTGATCCCATCGATTGTTGCTCTCGCTGTTCCGGCGGTAACTGCAAATGTTGCTCATCGGCGTGAAGGTGGTCCAACATTTGAGAGCCATTGGTATCGGCAGCGCTGTACGACGTTAGCTGACGTACGGCTTGTCCAAGCTCCTGGCGCTGACGTTGCATATCGCCTACCAACAGCTTGGCTCGCTTCAATTCGGATTCCAGCACAGCAGTTACCGAGCCGGGCATGTACTGGTGATCGATCGCGGACGCTGAATCAAACACGGATTGCATTGAACGATGTTCACGGGTCGCTTGAAGCTTTTGGCGCAAGACCAGCAGTTCCTGTTCCAATCGTGCGTTTGTGGATACCGTTTTCTCCAGTTTCTGACGACGGCACAAAAATGAACcaattagtttttgaagcttgGGATTTTTGAACTTACAAGAATTGCACAATTTTTTATCATACCTTTGAGTTCGCTGCCAGCAACTGATGCACACGTGTTAATTCGCGTTCCAGcgtatgctgctgctgtctggCTGTATCCATGGCCATCGGCATGTTTCCACTTTCGCGATTTAAAACCTTTGTTTTCAACATAGCAAGGGCTTTTTCCAAATTTTCTTTATCCCTTTGCAATGCCTGCAGGGTGCCCGACTCTTCCTGCATCAGTTTATCGATCTGGTACAGCTGTTGCACTTTCGACTGCAAGCATAAAGAagaatttgttaattttatgtttaattttcctATCTCCGCCCGTACCAACTCGTTACACAGTACCTGTAATTCCACGTGGTTCGGGCTGGTTCGGTCCCATTGACGCTGCTCTTCCTGCAACAAACGTCGCTCTTGCATCCTTTGGTTGAACTCCAATCGATCCAGTGTGGCAGACTCGGGTGACTGTAGCTGCTTCTTACCACCGATCGGGCCACGGTATAAGCTGCCCAGCTTAACCATATTGTCGACCAAATTGATCAacggtttttccttttcgtatTGTTTTTCCAGCTCGGTCAACTGTTGCTTGAGTGCATCCAATCTAGCCAAACTGTCCGCTTTACGGTTTCCTTCGGCCGTTCGGATCAGATTCTAAAATGTACGGTTCAAAATTACTTTCACTTCAAACAAACAGTAGAGAGTGTTAAAATTCTCCCCGTTTTAAAAAAGCAATATCTTTTAGTCAACAGAAATTTCCTTATGTCCCATCACCGGTACAGTTCAGTACCAAACATCAACAATCCATAAAATAATATTCCTTGAACATTTTTGGTTcatattgaaatgtttttaaactCAAAGTTAACATAGATATTAGACATAAATTGcatattttgcaaacaatGTTAGTATTTTGTGtcattttgtgcaaaattattttaaaagtaGTGCAAAATTAGCTTCAAACCCAACACCCTGCCGAATGTTAATaacaacgaaagaaaaattatAGAAACATAAAGACAAAAACCTGTAATTCGTGAATGTTTGTGCAGCATTGTTCAATGGATCGGGCCGTTTGACTATTTTGACGTCTCAGCTGAATTAGCAGAAGAATCAACTCTTCGTGCGTTCGATTTAGCAAGTCCCCGGCAGATACATCCAAAGGCTGTATGAAAGTA
Protein-coding sequences here:
- the LOC128302981 gene encoding uncharacterized protein LOC128302981 translates to MSYLQSKGGVTPGSYYDGMMLAGAADYYGGEKYIRPDISFESTHDLYTQAQLQRAQELNLQQHYQLQNIDRSLATMQDQQPQDASPQSPMIGRGGMETKWASTPTAGGNDTAGYLNGRMKNEGSSERLDTKNLIRTAEGNRKADSLARLDALKQQLTELEKQYEKEKPLINLVDNMVKLGSLYRGPIGGKKQLQSPESATLDRLEFNQRMQERRLLQEEQRQWDRTSPNHVELQSKVQQLYQIDKLMQEESGTLQALQRDKENLEKALAMLKTKVLNRESGNMPMAMDTARQQQHTLERELTRVHQLLAANSKKLEKTVSTNARLEQELLVLRQKLQATREHRSMQSVFDSASAIDHQYMPGSVTAVLESELKRAKLLVGDMQRQRQELGQAVRQLTSYSAADTNGSQMLDHLHADEQHLQLPPEQREQQSMGSKHKRSYSSSWVETDLDSMAGKESSAPTNSHRALSSSSSSVLTIDDEMQNLFLPSSRSKDPMEGMESMDELYAAGSAYGYGAGTMNAADKQEIKTVRIVKRESERRTRDKEKNDRNLALSLDQVLEEEAQLMEDYQRSKSLPRGYETHELFVQSHEALGGEGVMGGAATTMDGSRLMNDYYSSVVASANGNSYPVSLIDRQADLYTGHFETGLQSKYITNEMNSGGGVGRSSGLSNSYQANSYLTSGNAGISASALGGLKRKTESIQSLTNTDAELDPVFQSEAAKQIINEMATGTNMAVGENSGDSSGSGETKPPASKDEQQYQQQQRQQAQQNRQRRAVPKEKRRHHTAPHHVNAKSIELMHSENDMNKNNVNWRARDDVDLEVTIRPRSNAPDVVRSALGPREKISEHTIDKLLAAPSKILIPERYVPEQTPELSPEEKRRRQEKVEAIKKMLSDTPIGGGAGSNETGPNPVPNAEKKQREHLIQLNQILAQQVMQMSKIVAGNPNHHSATNAQK